GGTTTTGCTCCAACGACCTGATGGCGTTCGGCGTCCTGCACGCGCTCCACGAAGCAGGCCTCTCCGTGCCCGGCGATACTGCGGTCATGGGGTTCGACGACATTCCAATGGCCCAGGCGACCCTGCCGCCGCTCACCACGGTGGCACAGCCCATGACCGAGATGGGAGCGCTCGCGGTGCGGATGGCCGTGAACATGATCGAAGGAGGGGAGGTGCCCGCCCCTCGCGTGGTCCTGGAAACCCGGTTGGTCGTTCGTCAGTCCGCGTGAAGCCGGAGAGAGGGGTTGACGGCCGATGATACGGGGGTTTAGAGCGTTGGGCCGGCTTTGGGCCGGTCTTCTCGTGGCGGCGCTGTGGCTCGCCTTCGGAGCTTCGGCCTCTGCGGGCAGCACGATTACCATTGGCGTGTTTCCGGACCTGGACTCGGTGATCAAGAAGGTCATCCCCGAGTTCAACAAAGTGTACCCTGACATCGAGGTCAAGCTTCAGGTGCTCGGCTACGGCGACCACCACAATGCGCTCTTGACGGCGCTGGCGACCGGCTCGGGTGCCCCTGACGTGGTCGCCGTCGAAATCGGGTTCCTGGGGCGCTTCGCGCTCGAAGGCGGCCTCACCGACCTCAGCAAGCCGCCCTTCAACGCAGGTCAGTACCGCAACCTGTTCGTGCCGTACGCGTGGGGCCAGGCGAACACGGCCGACGGGCGAATCGTCGCCATGCCGACGGACACCGGCCCCGGCACGATGTTCTACCGGCGGGACGTGCTCCAGGCCGCCGGGCTTGACATCAACGGGGTGGCGACCTGGGACGACCTCGTGGCCCTCGGGCGCAAGGTGACCCGGGACACGAGCGGCGACGGCAAGCCGGACGTCTTCCTGATTGCGGCCGCCTCCACCATCGCCGACGCCATGTACCGTGGCGACATCCCCGAGGGCGAAGGGGTCTACTTCGACGTGAAGGGCCGCCCGGTGGTGGACGGCCCGCGCTTTGTCAAGGCGTTCACCACGGCCCAGCAGGTGCGCCGCGCCGGGCTGGACGCCCGTATCGGCGCGTGGAGCAACGAGTGGTACGAGGCGTTCAAGCGCGGCACCGTGGCCGTGGAGCTGTCCGGCGCATGGCTTGCCGGCCACCTGCAGAACTGGATGGCCCCCGACACCGCGGGCAAGTGGGGCGCGCGCAATTTGCCCGAGAACATGTTCGTGAGCTGGGGCGGGTCGTTCTACGCCATCCCCGAGCAGTCGAAGAACAAGGCGGATGCGTGGAAGCTCGTGCAGTTCCTGACGACCCGCCGCGACATCCAGCTGCTGGCGTTCAAGACCACCAACGCGTTCCCGGCGCTTCTGGCGGCGCTGGATGACCCCATGTTCGACGAGCCCATGCCGTTCCTCGGCGGGCAGAAAGCGCGCCGGATGTGGGCCGACGTCGCGCGCACCGTCCGCGTCACCGTCATCCACCCGGGTGACCCCGTCGCCTCGGAGATCGTGGGGTCGGCGCTCGCCCAGGTGCTGGACGAGGGGAAGGACGTCAAACAGGCCCTGACCGAGGCCAGGCAACTCATCGAGCGGCGGGTGCGCCGGTGAAAACCGTACGGCGGCCGGGTAGCGAGGCGGGCGGGCTTTCCGCACAGGGGTCCGGGCCGGCCGGCTACCCGGCCCCGGCCGCCCCTCCCCGTGCTGCCGCCGGCCCGGCACCGCGCGCCGGGCGTGGCCGGGTGAGCTGGTCCCGCTGGCAGCGCCGGGCCGCGCCGTACCTGTTCATCAGCCCGTTTTTCGTGCTGTTTGCCATCTTCGGGCTGTACCCCATCGCGTTCTCGTTCTACCTGTCGTTCCACAGTTGGAACGCCGTCGGCGGCCTGGGCACCATGACACGGGTGGGGCTCGAGAACTACACGTTTTTGCTGAGCGACCCGTGGTTCTGGAAGTCCCTCTGGAACACCGTGGTGCTGCTGGCCATTTCGGGTCTGCCGCAGCACGTCATCGCCATTCCGCTGGCCTTCATCCTCAACTCAGGGCTGGTGCGGCTGCGAAACCTGTTCAGTTCGTCCTATTTCATGCCCTACATCACCTCGACGGTCGCAGTGAGCATGATCTTCACCACCATTTACGGCACGCAGTACGGGGCGCTGAATGCGGCGCTGGTGTGGCTTGAACAGCACGCCGGCTTCGGGTGGCTGTTCGACGCCCTCAAGCTGGAGCTTCCCGTGAACTGGCTCGGACGGGCCGCCTACATCAAGCCGGCCATCGCGATGCTCGTTGTGTGGCGCTGGTTCGGCTGGAACACGGTGCTTTACCTGGCAGGGTTGCAGACCATTCCCCGGGAGCTTTACGAGGCGGCCATGGTGGACGGCGCGGGGATATACCAGCAGTTCCGCTGGATCACCGTGCCCCTGCTCAAGCCCATCATATTCTTTGCGGTGACGCTCACCATCATCGGCAACATGCAGCTTTTCGACGAGCCGTACATCCTCACCGGAGGCACCGGCGGGACGAGCGAGGCGGGGCTGACGGTCGCCCTGTACCTTTACCGCACGGGCTTCGAGTGGCTGTACATGGGCTCGGCGGCCGCGATGTCGTGGGTGCTGTTTTTGGTGATCGGCATCATGTCAGCGGTCAACTTCCGGCTGATCGGCCGCGGCGGCCTGCAGCGCCGGGAAGGGTGAAGCGGGGTGGCGGGGATGCGAAAAGTTCGATCGTGGCCGGCAAAGGTGCTGATCTACGTCCTGCTCGTTTCGATGGCGCTCCTGACCGCCTTTCCGTTTTACTGGATGTTCGTGCTGGCCACCCATGACCGGTCGACCATCTTCCGGGCGCCGCCGCCCATGTGGTTCAGCGATGACGCTTCGGCCAATTATGCCCGGCTTCTCGAGGCGGTGCCGTTCTGGCGCAACGCCTGGAAC
Above is a window of Bacillota bacterium DNA encoding:
- a CDS encoding extracellular solute-binding protein → MIRGFRALGRLWAGLLVAALWLAFGASASAGSTITIGVFPDLDSVIKKVIPEFNKVYPDIEVKLQVLGYGDHHNALLTALATGSGAPDVVAVEIGFLGRFALEGGLTDLSKPPFNAGQYRNLFVPYAWGQANTADGRIVAMPTDTGPGTMFYRRDVLQAAGLDINGVATWDDLVALGRKVTRDTSGDGKPDVFLIAAASTIADAMYRGDIPEGEGVYFDVKGRPVVDGPRFVKAFTTAQQVRRAGLDARIGAWSNEWYEAFKRGTVAVELSGAWLAGHLQNWMAPDTAGKWGARNLPENMFVSWGGSFYAIPEQSKNKADAWKLVQFLTTRRDIQLLAFKTTNAFPALLAALDDPMFDEPMPFLGGQKARRMWADVARTVRVTVIHPGDPVASEIVGSALAQVLDEGKDVKQALTEARQLIERRVRR
- a CDS encoding sugar ABC transporter permease gives rise to the protein MKTVRRPGSEAGGLSAQGSGPAGYPAPAAPPRAAAGPAPRAGRGRVSWSRWQRRAAPYLFISPFFVLFAIFGLYPIAFSFYLSFHSWNAVGGLGTMTRVGLENYTFLLSDPWFWKSLWNTVVLLAISGLPQHVIAIPLAFILNSGLVRLRNLFSSSYFMPYITSTVAVSMIFTTIYGTQYGALNAALVWLEQHAGFGWLFDALKLELPVNWLGRAAYIKPAIAMLVVWRWFGWNTVLYLAGLQTIPRELYEAAMVDGAGIYQQFRWITVPLLKPIIFFAVTLTIIGNMQLFDEPYILTGGTGGTSEAGLTVALYLYRTGFEWLYMGSAAAMSWVLFLVIGIMSAVNFRLIGRGGLQRREG